AACGGGAAGTTAGCTGCTTCGATGCCCGCTTTGGTTAACGCATTGAACAGAGTGGATTTCCCCACGTTAGGCAGGCCCACGATACCGCATTTGAATCCCATGTTTGAATCACCTTAATTGCTGAGATAACCGGACAATAACCGTTGCCGGTAATGACATGAAAAATTTGCCGCTAGTATACACGTAATTATGGCCCGAATGCGGCTGATTTCATTCTCCGGGCGCGGGAAAAGGCGTTTTAAATCTGCAATTCCGCAGATTGTTGTTGATACTATGGATGAGGCGTAACGTGAGCAGAGAGGCGCAACCGGTTTTATGATGACGCTGCAACAGCCGCTGGAAATAATGTGTGACGTGCTGCATACGCCGGAAGGGCGTATCGTTGCGCTCGATCTGCATTATGATGAGCCGCGCACCGGCCTGTGCCAGCGCGTCGTGCGTCGGCTGCAGCTGGAGTCGCTGACGGCGGCGCAGCGCGAAGAACTCTTAATGCATCAGCTGTTGAGCCTGGAAAGCATGGCCGGGATGCTGCGCGAGCGGCAGTGGCTCTGCTGCATCGCCCTCGATTTTACCCTGGCGCAGAAAGTGATCGAATCTGACCTTATTCGCCACATTCTGCGTCAGCTGCCGTTTTTACGTCTCTCCCTGTCGGAAGCGTTTCCCAACCTGCATGACGGCATCGATAACCCCCTGATCCGCGCCCTGAGCGAACAGCATAACATCCTGTGGCTCAGCGATTTCGGCGCCGGCTACGCCAACCTGCATGCCGTGCAGAGCGAGCTGTTTGAGGCGGTCAGGCTCGATCGGCGCTTCTATGCCGAAAACGTGCATAAGTCGGTGTTTGTGATGCTGCTGCGGCAGATTATGCAGATGACCAACCGGCTGATTGTCGAAGGGGTAGAGGATGACGGCCAGCGGGAGATGCTGGCGCAGCAGGGGGTGTGGGCGTTGCAGAACTATCACTACGCGCCGGTGCCGCTGCGCCACATCGGCGGCCTGCCGGCTTAAGGGCAGGCCGCCGGCTTAGCTCGCCTTATAGCTGTGCAGGCGGTTCATCGCCTTCAGCAGATCCTCTTTCAGCCACACTTCGGTGCAGCGCGCGGCTTCATCCACCGCATTGTCGATCAGCGTCTGCTCCGAGACGGGCGGCTTGCCCAGCACAAAACCGACCACTTTATTGCGATCGCCGGGATGGCCGATGCCGATGCGCAGGCGGTGGAAGTTCGGGTTATTGCCCAGTTTGCTGATGATATCTTTCAGGCCGTTGTGGCCGCCGTGGCCGCCGCCCAGCTTGAATTTCGCTACGCCCGGCGGCAGATCCAGCTCGTCATGCGCCACCAGAATCTCCTCCGGCGCGATACGATAGAAAGTCGCCATCGCCGCTACCGCCTTGCCGCTGAGGTTCATAAAGGTTGTTGGCACCAGCAGGCGCACATCGTTGCCGCCGATATTCAGCCGCGCGGTATAGCCAAAAAACTTGCTCTCTTCTTTCAGGGACTGATTATGGCGCTCAGCGAGCAGATCCACATACCAGGCGCCAGCGTTATGGCGCGTTGCGGCGTATTCCGCGCCGGGGTTGGCGAGGCCAACAATCAGCTTAATCTCACTCACGGTGGTTATTTCCTGCTAAAAACCGAAGGGCGATAGTGTAGCGGCCTGCGCGCGAGAATACAAAGCGACGGAATGGTTTAATTGCGGACGGAAATAATAAGATTTCTATATAAATACAGCCGCTTAGGCGTAAAGAAATGTCAAACGGCACTCAAAATGTGTGATCGCGCGCGCAACGAACTGGCGGGTCATCTCCTAAGCTTATGGTGATTTAGCACTCTGTGCTGTGCAGCCGCTAACAAGGAGGCGAGAGATGAAACGTAAAACTGCAATGGTGGCAGGCAACATACTGATGGGACTGGGGTTACTGACGATGCTGTTGGGCATCGGCTATGCGGTGCTGAACCAGCTGCCGCAGATGCAGCTCTCCTCTTTGCTGACGCAGGCCTCTATCCTCGGCATCTTTATCGGCGCGCTGATGTGGCTGGTCGGCGCGCGCATCAGCGGACGGGAAAAAGTCGCGGACCGCTACTACTGGCTGCGCAACTGCGATGAGCGCTGCCGCCGGGCGTCTCGCCATCATCATACCCACTCATCACGCTAACCTTTCGCGTTCGGGCGCCGCAGGTAGCGGCGCCGGCGCTATCATCTCCGTACGGTTGCGCCCACCGGCTTTGGCCTGATAGAGCGCTTCGTCAGCCGCCATCATCAGCGATGAAAACGTGTGTGGGGCGTGGCCGGCGGCAATGCCGACGCTCACGGTATATTCGATATTGTCCGGCCGCGAAATCATCGCCAGCAAACGGATCTCTTCGCACATTGCCTGCGCCTCCTGCACGCTGCCGTTAAACAGCGCGGCAAACTCTTCGCCGCCAAGGCGTGAAAAGGTGCATTCCGCCGGCAGGATCTTTTTCACGATGCGGCAAAAGTCGAGCAGCACCCGGTCGCCCTGGCTGTGGCCGAAACGGTCGTTGATGCTTTTAAAATTATCCAGATCGAATACCATCGCCGTCAGCATCGCCCGCTGCTGCCGGGCATTCTTTTCCGCGATTTTCGCCTGGGCGAATAGCGCGCGCCGGTTCCAGACGCCGGTGAGCGGGTCGCGCAGCGAGGCCTGCTTATAGCGAATTTGTGTACGCTCGTTCACCATCGCCAAAATGGTCAGCGTCAGTCCGATCACAAACAGAATCGATTCCAGAATCACATAGCCGGAAAAGGCGGTACCGCCGATGGCGCCATGATTGTGGCTGGTGGTGCCGCCATCAAAGCACATGCGCGTCAGGTGAAACCCAAGGTGGATCCACAGCAGCAGCTGCGCCGGCCAGAAGGTCATTTGCAGATAGGCGCGCGATCGGGCCAGCATGATGATTAAGGCGGCGGTGTAGCTGATGCACAGCACGCAGCTCACCATAATGCGCTTCGGCATGGAATAGTAAAAAGAAGGGAAGCAGCAGAGCAGCGCCCAGATCAGCGCGCCGAATAGCCAGCTGACGCCGGGCCTTCGTCCGGCGAAAACGCGAAACGCGCACAGCAGCATGCCATACGCCAGCATCACCAGCGTATTGCCGACGGCGATAGGCAGAAACTGCTGCCCCTCGCTGCGCAGGCTGCTGAGCCAGACGGCGGCCATGGTCGCCATAATGGCAACCGCCGTATAGCCGAGAACCCGATCGTACTGCGCGCCGCTCCATGCGAAAAGCATGATGATGCTCAGGAAGCCCAGCACATAGAGTTCACAAATAAAGAGTGTGTAGACATCAAGTGCCATAACGAGCTTCTCCATAAAAAACCGCAGCAAAATAGCATGAGTCACTGAGAGTAAAAAGCGGTGGTTAACGCAGCGGTAAAAAAAAGAGAATGACGATAACATTACGCGCTTTGCTGGCGAACGATCGGGAAAATAGCCATGCCGGCAACAGGTTTATCTGCGGATGGCGCAGCGAAAAGGGCAAAAAAAAACCGGGCCTGAGCCCGGTTTGCGTCATATCAGCGATTAATGTTCAAACATCGCAGAGATGGATTCTTCGTTGCTGATGCGGCGAATCGCTTCAGCCAGCATGCCGGAGAGCGTCAGCGTGCGCACGTTAGGCAGCGCTTTGATCTCGTCGGCCAGCGGGATGGTATCGCAGACCACCACTTCATCGATTACCGAGTGACGCAGGTTTTCCGCCGCGTTACCGGAGAAGATCGGGTGGGTGGCGTAGGCGAACACGCGTTTAGCGCCGCGCTCTTTCAGCGCTTCGGCCGCTTTGCAGAGCGTGCCGCCGGTATCGATCATATCGTCGACCAGCACGCAGTCGCGGCCGGCGACGTCACCGATAATGTGCATCACCTGAGAAACGTTGGCGCGCGGACGACGTTTATCGATGATGGCCATATCGGTGTCGTTCAGCAGCTTGGCGATGGCGCGGGCGCGCACGACGCCGCCGATATCCGGAGAAACCACAATCGGATTCTCAAGACCAATCTGCAGCATATCTTCCAGCAGGATAGGGCTGCCGAATACGTTATCAACCGGGACGTCAAAGAAGCCCTGGATCTGTTCTGCGTGCAGGTCCACTGTCAGCACGCGGTCAACGCCGACGCTGGAAAGGAAATCCGCTACGACTTTTGCGGTAATCGGCACGCGCGCGGAACGCACGCGGCGGTCCTGACGGGCATAGCCAAAGTAGGGGATCACAGCGGTAATACGACCGGCGGAAGCGCGACGCAGCGCGTCTACCATAACAACCAGCTCCATCAGGTTATCGTTGGTAGGGGCACAGGTGGACTGGATGATGAAAATATCACCACCGCGTACATTTTCATTGATTTGTACGCTCACTTCACCATCGCTGAAACGACCGACGGCGGCGTCGCCCAGGCTGGTGTAAAGGCGGTTGGCAATACGTTGTGCTAGTTCCGGGGTGGCGTTACCAGCAAAAAGCTTCATATCAGGCACGAGAAGAACCTCAGGCTTTGCGTCCAGAGAATGCACACAGGCGAGCGGCAACGGGCGCGCTCTGTCCGTCGCGTGCGTGCATACGGGTGTATTAAAGCGCAATGTGCAGCGTCAGGAACGGGGTGACGCTGTCACATTGACGCCAGGTGCCCTGAAAGGCTGCGGTGAAGTGGCGAAAGGTTTACGCCTTGCGCGACGAATCCCTGCATCCAGTTCGGGGCCAGCTCAAGCACCTGACGGGCAGCGGACTCGGTGTCGAATTCTGCAAACACACAAGCGCCGGTTCCTGTCAGGCGCGACGGCGCGTATTCTAGCAGCCAGGAAACAAGCGCATCAACCTCACGAAAACGTTTTCTTACGACTGACTCACAATCATTGCTGAAAGGGGCCTGTAACAGCGCATCAAATGAGCGTACCGGCGAATTTCGCGTCAGCTCCGCATCGCCGAACACCTGCGGTGTGGAAACCGCGACGCCCGGATGCGCCACCAGATACCATTTTTCCGGCGGCGAGGCGGGCTGCAACGCCTCGCCGACCCCTTCGGCAAAGGCTGCGTGGCCGCGCACGAACACCGGCACATCAGCACCCAGCGTCAGGCCGAGCGCGCAAAGCGTGTCCGTCTCCAGCCCGGTGCCCCACAGATGATTCAGCGCCACCAGCACCGTCGCGGCGTTCGACGAGCCGCCACCGAGACCGCCGCCCATCGGCAGACGTTTGTCGACGGCGATATCCGCCCCGGCCTGCGGCGGCAGCACGCCGCGTTCGTCCGCCGCCCGCATCAGCAGCCGCGCGGCGCGCACGATCAGGTTATTTTCGTCGGCTACGCCGGGCACCGGCGTGAGCAGCCGTATCTCACCGTGCGAACGCGGCGTGATATGCAGGCTGTCGCCATAATCCAGGAACTGAAACAGCGTTTGCAGATTGTGATAGCCGTCGGGACGACGGCCGGTAATGTATAAAAACAGGTTCAGCTTCGCCGGAGCGGGCCAGGTGGTCATCATTGTACGGTCCAGCTATCCATGCGCAGTTTGATGCGTTTGTCGCCCTGTTTCAGCTCAATGCTGGCGGGCAGCGCCGGTTTGACCTTGCTGTCATAGCCCTGAATGGTGACGTCCCACTGCTGACCGTTGCGGCTGTAACGCAAAGTGCGCAGCTGATACTGGTCGTCGAGGGTGAAATCAGTGGCGTCGCCCGGCAGGCCAAGCATCCACTGGCGCAGGTTGGCCAGCGGGATATCCATGCCGGTCAGCTGCGAAATCATCTTTTCGGCGTCGTTGCTGACGTAGCGTTTGCCTTTGTTGTCCACCAGCTGCACCACAGAGCCTTGCGCGTCAAGCTGCAGTTCGGTGCTACCGAGCGGGTTGGTCAGCAACAGACGATAGCGGTCAGAGGCGGTTTGCTGCCAGTTAAAGCGCGCGTAAACCTTCTGCTGATCGGAAAGCCAGGCGAACGCGCCGCGCGTTTGATAGCGGGTGATCTGTTGTACGGCCTGCTGATGCTGCTGCCACTGCGGAGAGGTGGGGCTCTGGCCGGGACCCTGCGGTTTGGTGATGGTACAGGCCGCCAGCAGTACGCTGGCCAGGGGGATCAGCCGCAAAGAACGGCGGGTTAGCGAATCAAACACCAGATCATCTCCTCAGACACTTTTTTATATCCAAACGGTTAACGCTAATCATTCGCCTTTTAACCGTCAACGTTGAATTGCCGAATTTCAGTCTTATCAGCTATATCTTATTACAGTCATAGTCTTTGTATGGCTTTTCTTGATCTCCCGCATCTTGTAGAATGCGCACCATAAAACCCCAACAACATTGGGATAACCCGATCTGATTCACCATGACGCTGCTGGCCCTCGGAATAAATCATAAAACGGCACCTGTTGCCCTACGCGAACGAGTTACCTTCTCGCCGGATACGCTGGACGAGGCTCTGAACAGCCTGCTGGCGCAACCTATGGTGCAGGGGGGCGTGGTGCTGTCTACCTGCAACCGCACGGAACTCTATCTTAGCGTAGAAGAGCAGGAAAACCTGCAGGAGCGTCTGGTGCAGTGGCTGTGCGAATACCACAACCTGCGCGAAGACGAAGTGCGTAAAAGCCTCTACTGGCACCACGACAACGCCGCGGTGAGCCACCTGATGCGCGTCGCCAGCGGGCTTGATTCGCTGGTGCTGGGCGAACCGCAGATCCTCGGACAGGTGAAAAAGGCGTTCGCGGATTCCCAGCGCGGCCACTCGCTCTCCAGCGAACTGGAGCGCATGTTCCAGAAAACCTTCTCTGTCGCCAAACGGGTGCGCACGGAAACGGAGATCGGCGCCAGCGCCGTCTCGGTCGCCTTCGCCGCCTGTACCCTGGCGCGCCAGATCTTCGAATCACTCTCGACGGTGAACGTGCTGCTGGTCGGCGCGGGTGAAACCATCGAGCTGGCCGCGCGCCATCTGCGCGAGCATAACGTCAAGAAACTGATTATTGCTAACCGCACCCGTGAACGCGCGCAGCTGCTGGCTGACGAAGTCGGGGCGGAAGTGATCGGCCTGGCGGAGATCGACAGTCGCCTGGCGGAGGCGGACATTATTATCAGCTCTACCGCCAGCCCGCTGCCGATCATCGGCCGCGGTATGGTCGAGCGGGCGCTGAAGGCGCGCCGCAATCAGCCGATGCTGCTGGTGGATATCGCCGTGCCGCGCGACGTGGAGCCGGAAGTCGGCAAGCTCGCCAACGCCTATCTCTACAGCGTGGACGATCTGCAGGCGATCATCGAAAACAATATGGCGCAGCGTAAAGCGGCGGCGGTGCAGGCGGAAACCATCGTGGCTCAGGAGAGCAGCGAGTTTATGGCCTGGTTGCGCGCGCAGAGCGCCGTCGAGACCATTCGCGACTACCGCGACCAGGCCAGCCAGATACGCGCTGAGCTGGAGGCCAAAGCGTTGGCCGCGTTGCAGCAGGGCGCGAGTGCCGAGGCGGTGCTGCACGATCTGGCGCATAAGCTGACCAACCGGCTGATTCACGCCCCTACCAAATCCCTGCAGCAGGCTGCACGCGACGGCGACGCCGAGCGTCTGCAGATCCTGCGTGACAGCCTCGGGCTGGACTAGATAATTCCTATACCAATACAGGGTAAAC
This DNA window, taken from Mixta gaviniae, encodes the following:
- a CDS encoding EAL domain-containing protein; amino-acid sequence: MMTLQQPLEIMCDVLHTPEGRIVALDLHYDEPRTGLCQRVVRRLQLESLTAAQREELLMHQLLSLESMAGMLRERQWLCCIALDFTLAQKVIESDLIRHILRQLPFLRLSLSEAFPNLHDGIDNPLIRALSEQHNILWLSDFGAGYANLHAVQSELFEAVRLDRRFYAENVHKSVFVMLLRQIMQMTNRLIVEGVEDDGQREMLAQQGVWALQNYHYAPVPLRHIGGLPA
- the pth gene encoding aminoacyl-tRNA hydrolase, whose product is MSEIKLIVGLANPGAEYAATRHNAGAWYVDLLAERHNQSLKEESKFFGYTARLNIGGNDVRLLVPTTFMNLSGKAVAAMATFYRIAPEEILVAHDELDLPPGVAKFKLGGGHGGHNGLKDIISKLGNNPNFHRLRIGIGHPGDRNKVVGFVLGKPPVSEQTLIDNAVDEAARCTEVWLKEDLLKAMNRLHSYKAS
- the ychH gene encoding stress-induced protein YchH; protein product: MKRKTAMVAGNILMGLGLLTMLLGIGYAVLNQLPQMQLSSLLTQASILGIFIGALMWLVGARISGREKVADRYYWLRNCDERCRRASRHHHTHSSR
- a CDS encoding GGDEF domain-containing protein; this encodes MALDVYTLFICELYVLGFLSIIMLFAWSGAQYDRVLGYTAVAIMATMAAVWLSSLRSEGQQFLPIAVGNTLVMLAYGMLLCAFRVFAGRRPGVSWLFGALIWALLCCFPSFYYSMPKRIMVSCVLCISYTAALIIMLARSRAYLQMTFWPAQLLLWIHLGFHLTRMCFDGGTTSHNHGAIGGTAFSGYVILESILFVIGLTLTILAMVNERTQIRYKQASLRDPLTGVWNRRALFAQAKIAEKNARQQRAMLTAMVFDLDNFKSINDRFGHSQGDRVLLDFCRIVKKILPAECTFSRLGGEEFAALFNGSVQEAQAMCEEIRLLAMISRPDNIEYTVSVGIAAGHAPHTFSSLMMAADEALYQAKAGGRNRTEMIAPAPLPAAPERERLA
- the prs gene encoding ribose-phosphate diphosphokinase, translated to MPDMKLFAGNATPELAQRIANRLYTSLGDAAVGRFSDGEVSVQINENVRGGDIFIIQSTCAPTNDNLMELVVMVDALRRASAGRITAVIPYFGYARQDRRVRSARVPITAKVVADFLSSVGVDRVLTVDLHAEQIQGFFDVPVDNVFGSPILLEDMLQIGLENPIVVSPDIGGVVRARAIAKLLNDTDMAIIDKRRPRANVSQVMHIIGDVAGRDCVLVDDMIDTGGTLCKAAEALKERGAKRVFAYATHPIFSGNAAENLRHSVIDEVVVCDTIPLADEIKALPNVRTLTLSGMLAEAIRRISNEESISAMFEH
- the ispE gene encoding 4-(cytidine 5'-diphospho)-2-C-methyl-D-erythritol kinase, which encodes MMTTWPAPAKLNLFLYITGRRPDGYHNLQTLFQFLDYGDSLHITPRSHGEIRLLTPVPGVADENNLIVRAARLLMRAADERGVLPPQAGADIAVDKRLPMGGGLGGGSSNAATVLVALNHLWGTGLETDTLCALGLTLGADVPVFVRGHAAFAEGVGEALQPASPPEKWYLVAHPGVAVSTPQVFGDAELTRNSPVRSFDALLQAPFSNDCESVVRKRFREVDALVSWLLEYAPSRLTGTGACVFAEFDTESAARQVLELAPNWMQGFVAQGVNLSPLHRSLSGHLASM
- the lolB gene encoding lipoprotein insertase outer membrane protein LolB, which translates into the protein MFDSLTRRSLRLIPLASVLLAACTITKPQGPGQSPTSPQWQQHQQAVQQITRYQTRGAFAWLSDQQKVYARFNWQQTASDRYRLLLTNPLGSTELQLDAQGSVVQLVDNKGKRYVSNDAEKMISQLTGMDIPLANLRQWMLGLPGDATDFTLDDQYQLRTLRYSRNGQQWDVTIQGYDSKVKPALPASIELKQGDKRIKLRMDSWTVQ
- the hemA gene encoding glutamyl-tRNA reductase gives rise to the protein MTLLALGINHKTAPVALRERVTFSPDTLDEALNSLLAQPMVQGGVVLSTCNRTELYLSVEEQENLQERLVQWLCEYHNLREDEVRKSLYWHHDNAAVSHLMRVASGLDSLVLGEPQILGQVKKAFADSQRGHSLSSELERMFQKTFSVAKRVRTETEIGASAVSVAFAACTLARQIFESLSTVNVLLVGAGETIELAARHLREHNVKKLIIANRTRERAQLLADEVGAEVIGLAEIDSRLAEADIIISSTASPLPIIGRGMVERALKARRNQPMLLVDIAVPRDVEPEVGKLANAYLYSVDDLQAIIENNMAQRKAAAVQAETIVAQESSEFMAWLRAQSAVETIRDYRDQASQIRAELEAKALAALQQGASAEAVLHDLAHKLTNRLIHAPTKSLQQAARDGDAERLQILRDSLGLD